One genomic window of Bacteroidales bacterium includes the following:
- a CDS encoding YifB family Mg chelatase-like AAA ATPase, with translation MLIKTFSSSVHGISALKISIEVHITQGIRFFIVGLADHAIRESQQRIESALGNNGFEWPRYRVVINLAPAGMRKEGSHFDLPIAIGILAASRQVSDSRLADYLILGELSLDGGVVAVKGVLPMVLLAREEQFKGVIVPLANEAEALVVDGVEVVAVSTLSAVVSFLNGKALKSSPGNNKTAPVKGPLPCESDFSEVKGQAAIKRALLIAAAGSHNLILIGPPGSGKSMMAQRLPGILPPMTLEESLQTTRIYSVAGRVSKENGLISTRPFRTPHHSISNIAMIGGGSSPQPGEISLAHNGVLFLDELPEYKRAVLEVMRQPLEDREIHISRAAYRVSYPSDFMLIAAMNPCPCGNYNHPARECSCGPGVIKQYLSRISGPLLDRIDIHLEVVPVPFGQLSEKEPSKGSAAMREAVIRAREIQFKRFKGSVHVRSNARMGPALRNRHCSLDKSGAWMMRLAMEQLGLSARAYDRILKVARTIADLEGSVNILSSHLSEAINYRNLDREGWSG, from the coding sequence ATGCTTATCAAGACATTCAGCAGTTCGGTGCATGGAATCAGTGCGCTGAAAATCTCCATCGAGGTTCATATTACGCAGGGGATCAGGTTTTTTATTGTGGGACTGGCCGATCATGCCATCCGGGAGAGCCAGCAGCGTATCGAATCGGCCCTGGGCAATAATGGATTTGAATGGCCCCGCTACAGGGTGGTCATCAACCTGGCGCCTGCCGGTATGCGGAAGGAAGGGAGCCACTTTGATCTGCCTATTGCCATCGGGATCCTGGCCGCAAGCCGGCAGGTAAGCGACAGCCGTCTGGCCGATTACCTGATCCTTGGTGAATTATCTCTGGATGGTGGTGTGGTAGCTGTAAAAGGAGTCCTCCCCATGGTATTGCTGGCCAGGGAGGAGCAATTCAAAGGCGTCATTGTTCCTCTGGCAAATGAAGCAGAAGCCCTGGTGGTAGATGGAGTTGAGGTGGTGGCTGTTTCGACCCTGAGCGCCGTGGTTTCTTTTTTGAACGGGAAAGCTCTGAAGTCAAGCCCCGGCAATAATAAAACAGCTCCGGTGAAAGGGCCCCTTCCCTGCGAGTCTGATTTCTCAGAGGTTAAGGGCCAGGCTGCGATCAAACGGGCCCTGCTTATTGCTGCGGCAGGATCACATAACCTGATTCTTATCGGTCCACCAGGATCGGGGAAGAGCATGATGGCCCAGAGACTTCCCGGAATTCTGCCGCCCATGACCCTGGAGGAATCCCTGCAAACCACCCGGATCTATTCTGTAGCCGGCAGGGTAAGTAAGGAAAACGGGCTGATCAGCACCAGGCCCTTCAGGACGCCACACCACTCCATTTCCAATATTGCCATGATCGGGGGTGGGAGTTCTCCTCAGCCTGGGGAGATCTCCCTGGCTCATAATGGTGTTCTGTTTCTGGATGAGCTTCCCGAATACAAAAGAGCGGTTCTGGAGGTGATGCGTCAACCATTGGAAGACCGGGAGATTCATATTAGCAGGGCCGCATACCGGGTAAGCTACCCTTCGGATTTCATGCTGATAGCTGCCATGAATCCATGTCCCTGCGGCAATTACAACCATCCTGCAAGAGAGTGCAGCTGCGGTCCGGGTGTGATCAAGCAATATCTTTCGAGGATATCGGGTCCCTTGCTGGACCGTATCGATATACACCTGGAGGTGGTTCCGGTTCCTTTCGGTCAGTTATCTGAAAAGGAGCCTTCAAAGGGCAGCGCAGCTATGAGGGAAGCGGTAATCCGGGCGCGGGAAATTCAGTTTAAAAGGTTTAAAGGATCCGTTCATGTACGGAGCAATGCCCGGATGGGGCCTGCCCTCCGAAACCGGCATTGCTCCTTGGATAAGTCCGGGGCCTGGATGATGAGGCTGGCCATGGAACAGCTTGGTCTCTCCGCAAGGGCTTATGACCGGATATTGAAAGTGGCACGCACTATTGCCGATCTGGAGGGTTCCGTAAATATTCTAAGTTCCCACTTATCGGAAGCAATTAATTACCGCAACCTGGACCGCGAAGGCTGGTCCGGATAG
- a CDS encoding rhodanese-like domain-containing protein yields MKPRIFLALIIVPLGLILAAVPANTTHPYKLSPQDMLEYLNSGMQYFSPDEVAHMLVSKDPSLVLIDVRSEDEYDKFHLPGAINIPLASLLEDQWKDYLHQDLRYNVFYSNGTVNSNQAWMLTRQLGYQNNYVLQGGLNYWVETIMNPTPPSSTSPDEEIARYDFRKGASQALGGGALVESSSQPAPDLPKIAPRPAKKRVEGGC; encoded by the coding sequence ATGAAACCAAGAATATTTTTAGCCCTGATTATCGTCCCCCTGGGCCTGATCCTGGCCGCCGTTCCGGCCAATACCACACATCCGTATAAACTCTCTCCCCAGGATATGCTGGAGTATTTAAACAGCGGGATGCAGTATTTCTCGCCCGATGAAGTGGCACACATGCTGGTCAGCAAAGACCCTTCGCTGGTTCTGATCGATGTCAGAAGTGAAGATGAGTACGATAAATTCCACCTCCCCGGCGCCATCAATATCCCGCTTGCCTCGCTGCTGGAAGATCAATGGAAGGATTACCTCCACCAGGACCTTCGTTACAATGTGTTTTACTCCAACGGAACGGTCAATTCCAACCAGGCCTGGATGCTCACACGGCAACTGGGTTACCAGAATAACTACGTGTTGCAGGGTGGCCTGAATTACTGGGTGGAAACGATTATGAATCCCACTCCGCCCTCATCCACCAGCCCCGACGAGGAGATTGCCAGGTACGATTTCCGAAAAGGTGCCAGCCAGGCACTCGGCGGAGGAGCCCTTGTGGAAAGCAGCAGTCAGCCGGCCCCTGATCTTCCAAAGATTGCCCCCCGTCCCGCGAAGAAACGGGTGGAGGGAGGATGCTAA
- a CDS encoding TonB family protein encodes MNDPFIYLLKVSAGIAIIFLPYYFLFRNDPNLHIKRFYLLAGIAAAWIFPFITFRKVSLAVDLTPTVFIDLDTPGARAVQFENAGASAGLSINWLQVIIFIYLAGLSIMFLKNLFIILKWNFTWLRMHDDQGVAYIKNDQVFTLFNRIFVPASLREEENLDNVLLHEKAHIQQLHFIDLMLMELTLLLTWFNPFSWLISRMIKENHEHLADRQVLSAGINPARYKAQLMNHTLGVNVFRLGAPFNHSLTLKRFKMMKKPKKSPLGLIKIALLIPVILITLGLTTGMTPQQKTVKGKVVIADTGEPAMGASVVIRNSTVGCVVDKDGSFMLSVEGDPELVISFVGYSSLVVKASEIGKKPLKLEVETYTLDLETVTMEVKGKSSGTFTIKQKDGSDAQPVFVVDGKVVKEIDKLDPESIDNISVFKDPDSEMVKKYKAKDGVVMITTKKTAEVSGKDEMESIEINGEVFYVVEDMPKYPGGLGALKAYIYSNLEYPEKVKEQGIGGEVIVRFLINEEGKAVKGEVLRSSYAELDAPALKVISEMPDWTPGKQRGKAVKVWYVMSIPFDGSAK; translated from the coding sequence ATGAATGATCCTTTTATCTACCTGCTCAAAGTATCGGCCGGAATTGCCATCATATTCCTGCCCTACTATTTCCTTTTCCGCAACGACCCCAACCTGCATATCAAGCGTTTTTACCTGCTTGCAGGAATAGCTGCCGCATGGATCTTTCCATTTATCACTTTCCGTAAGGTAAGCCTGGCAGTCGACCTGACTCCTACTGTTTTCATTGATCTGGATACACCAGGTGCCCGGGCAGTGCAATTCGAAAATGCCGGGGCATCAGCCGGACTGAGCATCAACTGGCTGCAGGTGATCATTTTTATTTATCTGGCCGGTCTTAGCATCATGTTCCTGAAAAATCTGTTCATCATATTAAAATGGAACTTCACCTGGCTCCGCATGCACGACGACCAGGGTGTGGCCTATATTAAAAATGACCAGGTATTTACCCTGTTTAACAGGATCTTTGTTCCTGCATCCCTGAGGGAAGAGGAAAATCTTGATAACGTACTCCTCCATGAAAAAGCACATATTCAGCAGCTCCACTTCATCGACCTGATGCTGATGGAGCTTACCCTGCTGCTTACATGGTTCAATCCCTTCTCATGGCTTATTTCCAGGATGATTAAAGAAAATCACGAGCATCTGGCCGACAGGCAGGTCCTTTCGGCCGGTATTAATCCCGCTCGTTACAAAGCACAGCTTATGAACCACACCCTGGGGGTGAATGTGTTCCGGCTGGGCGCTCCGTTTAATCATTCCTTAACACTTAAAAGATTTAAAATGATGAAAAAGCCAAAAAAATCGCCCCTGGGACTCATTAAAATTGCCCTTTTGATACCCGTGATATTGATCACCCTGGGTCTCACCACCGGCATGACTCCCCAACAAAAAACTGTAAAGGGCAAGGTAGTCATTGCCGATACCGGAGAGCCGGCCATGGGTGCCTCTGTTGTGATCCGTAATAGCACCGTCGGTTGCGTAGTGGATAAAGACGGGTCCTTTATGCTGAGCGTAGAGGGAGACCCGGAACTGGTGATCTCTTTTGTTGGGTACAGTTCCCTGGTTGTAAAGGCCTCCGAAATAGGGAAGAAGCCCCTGAAACTTGAAGTAGAAACCTATACCCTGGACCTGGAGACGGTGACTATGGAAGTGAAGGGGAAGTCTTCCGGAACCTTCACCATTAAACAAAAGGACGGATCGGATGCTCAGCCTGTCTTTGTGGTGGATGGAAAAGTGGTAAAAGAGATTGATAAGCTGGATCCCGAATCCATTGATAATATTTCAGTCTTCAAGGACCCCGACAGTGAAATGGTGAAAAAATACAAGGCCAAAGACGGGGTGGTCATGATCACCACAAAGAAAACAGCGGAGGTCTCGGGAAAAGATGAAATGGAATCCATCGAGATAAACGGAGAGGTATTCTACGTGGTGGAAGACATGCCCAAGTATCCCGGGGGCCTGGGTGCTCTGAAAGCCTATATCTATTCCAACCTGGAATACCCGGAAAAGGTAAAAGAGCAGGGGATTGGAGGTGAGGTAATCGTTCGCTTCTTAATCAACGAAGAGGGTAAAGCTGTGAAGGGTGAGGTCCTCAGAAGCAGCTATGCAGAATTGGATGCTCCGGCCCTGAAGGTGATCAGCGAAATGCCTGACTGGACACCCGGCAAGCAAAGAGGGAAAGCCGTGAAAGTATGGTATGTTATGTCCATCCCGTTCGACGGCAGTGCAAAATAA
- the lpcA gene encoding D-sedoheptulose 7-phosphate isomerase, with protein sequence MKTLILENLNEAQEVLKEFISEAGNLEAVEQAAAMMVNAIQEGGKIISCGNGGSMTDAMHFAEELSGVFREKRPALPAISISDPSHITCTANDYSFDEIFSRYVEGIGRQGDILLAISTSGNSMNIIKAVEAARGKGMRVIGLTGKTGGLLAGLADQEIRVKGRKNSDRIQEVHIKVLHILVLLIEQGVF encoded by the coding sequence ATGAAAACCCTGATCCTGGAAAACCTGAATGAAGCACAAGAAGTGCTGAAAGAGTTTATTAGCGAAGCCGGAAACCTGGAGGCCGTTGAACAGGCTGCAGCCATGATGGTGAATGCCATTCAGGAGGGTGGAAAGATCATCTCCTGTGGCAACGGGGGTTCCATGACCGATGCCATGCACTTTGCCGAAGAACTCTCAGGGGTCTTCCGGGAGAAGCGTCCGGCCCTTCCTGCAATCAGCATCTCCGACCCCTCGCATATCACCTGCACAGCCAATGATTACAGTTTTGATGAGATCTTTTCGAGATATGTGGAGGGAATAGGTCGGCAGGGTGATATCCTCCTGGCCATCAGCACCAGCGGCAATTCCATGAACATCATCAAGGCTGTTGAAGCCGCCAGGGGAAAAGGAATGAGGGTTATCGGGCTGACCGGCAAGACGGGAGGGCTGCTTGCAGGCCTGGCAGATCAGGAGATCCGGGTAAAGGGACGGAAGAATTCCGACCGGATCCAGGAAGTCCACATTAAGGTCCTGCATATCCTGGTCCTTCTGATCGAGCAGGGAGTGTTTTAG
- a CDS encoding BlaI/MecI/CopY family transcriptional regulator — MTRRLTKAEEEIMLILWKLGESTIREVISQLEEPNTPYTTVSTVVRVLEKKKFVGHKAVGTTYLYYPLVQKKEYLRAYLSGIVSDYFDGSFSRMAAFFARENDLDMGDLHELISEIETELKNSGNHE; from the coding sequence ATGACCAGAAGACTTACAAAGGCGGAAGAGGAGATTATGCTGATCCTGTGGAAACTCGGAGAATCCACCATCAGGGAGGTCATAAGCCAACTGGAGGAACCCAATACTCCGTATACCACCGTTTCGACGGTGGTACGTGTTCTGGAGAAAAAAAAGTTTGTAGGTCATAAAGCCGTGGGGACCACCTACCTTTACTACCCGCTGGTACAAAAAAAAGAGTATCTCAGGGCTTATTTATCGGGGATTGTATCAGACTATTTCGATGGTTCCTTTTCAAGGATGGCAGCCTTTTTCGCCAGGGAAAATGACCTGGATATGGGAGATCTGCATGAACTGATCTCAGAAATTGAAACTGAACTTAAAAATTCCGGCAATCATGAATGA
- a CDS encoding YeeE/YedE thiosulfate transporter family protein, which yields MSLFNWIDLDMVYINPTYLWSTIIGGAIMGAGFITGGFCPGTSFCAASIGKIDALFFIGGLFLGILIFAEAYPLLEPFYKGSFKGSPTLPQALGLKDRVVVLGIIIVALGMFWVGEWAEKKFSREEY from the coding sequence ATGAGCCTGTTTAACTGGATCGACCTGGATATGGTCTATATCAATCCCACCTACCTCTGGTCGACTATCATTGGCGGCGCCATCATGGGCGCTGGTTTCATCACCGGAGGTTTTTGTCCGGGCACCAGCTTTTGTGCTGCTTCCATCGGGAAAATCGATGCCCTGTTCTTTATTGGCGGATTATTCCTTGGAATACTCATTTTTGCTGAGGCCTATCCCCTGCTGGAACCCTTCTACAAAGGTTCCTTCAAAGGAAGCCCCACCCTTCCCCAGGCACTTGGATTGAAAGACAGGGTGGTTGTGCTGGGGATTATCATTGTAGCCCTGGGCATGTTCTGGGTGGGGGAATGGGCCGAAAAAAAGTTCTCCCGGGAGGAATATTAG